One genomic window of Glycine soja cultivar W05 chromosome 9, ASM419377v2, whole genome shotgun sequence includes the following:
- the LOC114368636 gene encoding UDP-glycosyltransferase 1-like, translating into MTMKDSIVLYSALGRGHLVSMVELGKLILTHHPSLSITILFLTPPPNQDTPTSPTAFTCDATSKYIAAVSAATPSITFHRIPQISIPTVLPPMALTFELCRATTHHLRRILNSISQTSNLKAIVLDFINYSAARVTNTLQIPTYFYYTSGASTLAVFLYQTIFHENYTKSLKDLNMHVEIPGLPKIHTDDMPETVQDRAKEVYQVFIDIATCMRDSDGVIVNTCEAMEERVVEAFSEGLMEGTTPKVFCIGPVIASASCRKDDNECLSWLDSQPSHSVLFLSFGSMGRFSRTQLGEIAIGLEKSEQRFLWVVRSEFENGDSVEPPSLDELLPEGFLERTKEKGMVVRDWAPQAAILSHDSVGGFVTHCGWNSVLEAVCEAVPMVAWPLYAEQKMNKVILVEEMKVGLAVKQNKDGLVSSTELRDRVMELMDSDRGKEIRQRIFKMKISATEAMTKGGSSIMALNRLVEMWREH; encoded by the coding sequence ATGACCATGAAGGACTCTATAGTTCTATACTCAGCTTTGGGAAGGGGACACCTAGTTTCCATGGTGGAACTAGGCAAACTCATACTAACCCACCACCCTTCACTTTCCATCACCATTCTTTTCCTAACCCCACCCCCCAACCAAGACACACCCACCTCCCCCACCGCCTTCACCTGCGACGCCACCTCCAAATATATCGCCGCCGTCAGCGCCGCCACCCCCTCCATTACCTTCCACCGCATCCCTCAGATTTCCATCCCTACTGTCCTCCCTCCCATGGCCCTCACCTTCGAGCTCTGCCGCGCCACCACCCACCACCTCCGCCGCATCCTCAACTCTATCTCCCAAACCTCAAACCTCAAAGCAATAGTCTTGGACTTCATAAACTACAGCGCCGCACGTGTCACTAACACGCTTCAGATCCCCACTTACTTCTACTACACTTCCGGCGCCTCCACCCTCGCCGTTTTCCTTTATCAAACTATCTTTCATGAAAACTACACAAAGTCCCTCAAGGACCTCAACATGCACGTCGAAATCCCAGGGTTACCGAAGATCCACACCGATGACATGCCGGAGACGGTGCAGGATCGTGCGAAAGAAGTTTACCAGGTTTTCATCGACATCGCCACGTGCATGAGGGACAGTGACGGGGTTATAGTAAACACGTGTGAAGCCATGGAAGAGAGGGTTGTGGAAGCTTTTTCCGAAGGGTTAATGGAAGGAACCACGCCGAAAGTGTTTTGCATTGGACCCGTCATTGCTTCTGCTTCTTGTAGAAAGGATGATAACGAGTGTTTGAGTTGGCTCGATTCACAACCGAGTCATAGTGTTTTGTTTCTGAGTTTCGGAAGCATGGGGAGATTCTCGAGGACTCAGTTGGGAGAGATTGCTATTGGGTTGGAGAAGAGTGAGCAAAGGTTCTTGTGGGTTGTGAGGAGCGAGTTCGAAAATGGTGACTCGGTTGAACCACCAAGTTTGGACGAGTTGTTGCCGGAAGGGTTTTTGGAGAGGACCAAGGAGAAGGGAATGGTGGTGAGGGACTGGGCCCCACAGGCGGCGATACTGAGTCATGACTCGGTGGGTGGGTTCGTGACTCACTGCGGGTGGAACTCGGTGTTGGAGGCGGTTTGTGAAGCTGTGCCAATGGTGGCGTGGCCTCTCTACGCGGAGCAGAAGATGAATAAGGTGATCTTGGTGGAGGAAATGAAGGTGGGTTTGGCGGTGAAGCAAAACAAAGACGGCTTAGTGAGTTCTACCGAGTTGAGGGACCGAGTCATGGAACTCATGGACTCGGACAGAGGGAAAGAAATTAGACAGaggatttttaaaatgaaaatcagTGCCACCGAAGCAATGACAAAAGGTGGATCTTCAATCATGGCTTTGAATAGGTTAGTGGAAATGTGGAGGGAGCACTAG